The sequence below is a genomic window from Terriglobia bacterium.
ACCGAGCACCTGGTGCAGGGCGTGGACGTCTGGATCAACACGCCACGGCGACCCTGGGAGGCGAGCGGAACGAGCGGCATGAAGGTGCTGGTTAATGGAGGCATCAATCTGTCGGAGCTGGACGGCTGGTGGGCCGAAGCTTACACGCCTGAAGTGGGGTGGGCGTTGGGGGACGGCCAGGAACATGGCGACGATCCCGCTTGGGACGCTGAAGAGGCCGACGCGCTCTACGACCTGCTCGAGCGCGAGGTGATCCCGGAGTTTTATGCCCGAGACGCGAACGGCATTCCCACCGCATGGGTCAGGCGGATGCGGGAAAGCATGGCGCGGCTGACGCCGCGCTTCTGCGCCAACCGCATGGTGCGCGAGTACACAGAGCAACACTACCTGCCGGCCGCTGCCGCCTACCGTTTGCGTCTTGCCAATAAGGGCGCAATCGGCAGGCAAATGGTCGATTGGCAGCGCAGTCTGGAGCAGAACTGGGCCAAGGTGCACTTCGGCGAAGTGAAGGTCGAGACTCGTGGCGAGCAGCACGAATTCGAGGTCCAGGTCTGGCTCAATGATCTCGACCCAAACGCGGTGCGGGTAGAGCTTTGCGCCGACGGCGTTATGGGCCGTCCGCCCCTGCGGCACGAGATGATGCGAGGTCGCCAACTGGCCGGTGCGTCGTGCGGCTATGTTTACAGTGCGGCTGTGTCTGCGGTCCGCGCGGCAGCGGACTATACGCCGCGACTTGTACCGCACTGCGACGGCGTCGCGATCCCACTGGAAGATGCACGAATCCTGTGGCAGCGGTGACGCGCTGGACCCGCACCTTGAGGCGACACGAGGAACGTGCCCGCGCTGGAGCGTTTCTGAGATTGCTCAGCGTAGAGTTGTTCCGGACGACTTCGATTGCGTTTGGCCAAGTGACCGATTCTCAACGACTTGAGAATGCCCCCACCAGGACTCGAACCTGGGACCAACGGATTATGAGGGAAAATCTCGAGGACGCCGTTTCGAGCTTTTTCCGAAGCGGCGCCCATTTCCTTGTCCACCGTCTCCATGCTGTTGCGTAGAGTCTGCGTAAACTTTGGCCGCCGCGCGGGAGTGCGACGGAATGTGTGAAGCAGGCTACGACCCGAGCCGCCGATCCCCGACCCGTGTTCCCTCGCGCCGTCCGGTATGGGCCAGCGCTGATCGCCGGCGGCCAAGGCTTCGCCGGCAGGTGCTACTGCATCCCCGCCAGTTGGATTTCGAAGGTGCGCCTCGCATGATCATCTCGTGCCCGTCACCCGGAGTATCGATCCCGCACAACACGGTCGTTTGCGGCGCCCCGCAGGAAACCCTCCCCGCCGGCTCGTCGTACCGCCTCACGGGATCCGCGAATCCCCCGTGATCAGCCGGGCACCGCGCTCGTAGCGCAAGTAGGCCCATGCCCATTCCGCCAAGACGAGAAATCGGTTTCGAAACCCGATGAGCCAGAAGATGTGGACTACGAGCCAAAGCAGCCACGCCGGTAAACCCGAGACACGGACGCTTCGGCGTTCCGCGACCGCGGCCGCGCGTCCGATGGTGGCGAGGTTTCCGCGGTCCCGATAGCGAAAAGCGGTGTGCGGGAGACCGTGGAGCGCTCGGACGATGTTGGCCGCGGCGTGCCGCCCCTGCTGGATCGCCACGGGAGCCACGCCAGGAAGGGGTCGTCCGTCCTGCTCGATCGCAGCGAGATCGCCGATCACGAATACGTCCGGCTGTCCGGAAACCGTGAGATCGGGCCCGACGAGTACTCTTCCGATGTGGTCGAGCGGCACTCCGAGCGAGCGCGCGAGCGGCGGAGCTGCGACTCCGGCCGCCCAGACGACGGTGCGGGCTTCGATCCGGGCCCCACCGATGAGGATCCCCCTCTCGTCGACAGCTGTCACCGGGGACCGCGTCGCGACCTCGACGCCGAGGTGACCCAAAGTCTCAACGGCTTTGCTCGAGAGCCCGTGGGAGAACGACGGGAGGATCCGGGGTCCCGCCTCCACGAGCAGGATGCGAGCGGTGGTCGGGTCGATCCGCCGGAAATCCCGCTTCAGAACATGCCGCGCAATCTCGCCGAGAGCCCCGGCGAGCTCGACTCCCGTCGGACCTCCCCCGATCACGACGAATGTGAGCCAGCCGCGCCGTTTGTCGAGATCGTCCTCACGCTCGGCCGCCTCGAACGCCAGGAGGATGCGCCTCCTGATCTCGAGCGCGTCCTCGATCGTCTTGAGACCTGGCGCGTGGCGCGACCACGCGTCGTGGCCGAAGTAGGAATGCGTCACTCCGGTTGCCACGATGAGGAAGTCGTACTCGACGACGCCGTCGGCAAGGATGACCCGGTGGCGTTTCGCATCGAGGGCCTTCGCCTCGGCGAGAACGATCGACGTATTCCGCTGCCGCCGCAGGATTCGACGAATGGGAACTGCAATGTCGCTCGGGTTCAGGGCAGCCGTTGCCACTTGGTACAGCAAGGGCTGAAAGAGATGATGGTTGCGCTTGTCGATCACCGTCACCGTTACCGGCGCGCGGCGCAGGGCGCGCGCAGCGTAGAGGCCGCCGAAGCCTCCGCCCAGGATCACCACGTGTGGAGCTCTGTCGACGGCACCCTGCCCGCCGGAACGGACCTGGCTCGTGCGCATCATGCTGGTGATCCGGGTCCCTCACCGCCCGGGGGCTTTCTCCCGCCCGAACCGTGCCGGCTCGAGACTCGCAATGTATCCTCGGCGCGGCGGCACACGCCCGGCCGGTCGACGCGCGGTGCCGCTTCCTGTGCGAGCGTCTGCGTCATCATGCCGAAAGTTGCCTTGCTGGCCGTGTAGGCGCCGTACCCAGAGCCGAACCACTCATCGACGTCGCGGGCCGCCATTCCGCTACCGATATAGTCGTCCCAGCAGCGGGCGAGCAGCGCGAGTTGCCCGGCGTCGTCGCTCGAGTGACGACCGTTCAGCGCCTCGTGGACCAGGTCGACCGACGAGACCGTGGGGTAATAGGCCGATCGGAGCGACGGCCTGATGGACACGAAGTAGGCCAACGTGGGCCGCCGGAAGCCCGCGGCGATGTGGACGGCCGACGTGTCGGTCGACACGACCGCTCGGGCGTCGCACAGCCAGGCGAGATAAGTCTCGAGGTTCGGGGACAACGGGGAAACGTCGCGATATGAAGAATGCTCCACGGGACCGAATCCGAGCACGATGCCGCGCCAGTTCCGGCACACTGCTTCGACGATCTCCCGGCGCACCCGGGATGGGATGCTCCTCAAGGGCGTGCTCGCGTTCGGACAGAACAGGACGTAGTCCGGGTGGGGCGGTAGGACGGGATGGCGGAGTTCCGAGAGCCAGTCGGGGTTCTTGTCGGAGGGATCGACCGAGACGGGGTCGAGCCCCAGCGCCGTGAGGAAGTAGTCGATCATCGGTAGCCGCGCGAACGCGGGCCGGAACATGAAGTCCGCCAGGTCGACGACGTGACCGCCGGAGAAGGCGTCGAGCGTCACCGGCAACTCCGCGACGGTCGCGAGGAACGGGATCCGCCGGTAGAGGCCGTTCAGCTCGGGGGTGTAAGGCGAGCGATAGACATGGAGCCGGAGGCCGGGATACCGTCGCTTCAGGATATGGAGCGCCTGGAGGCCGACGATCGAGTCCCCGACGGCGACCCCCATCGCGTTGATGATGTGGAGGTCCCGAGGCGCACCCGCGCGTCCGACCTCCTCGACGCGCACAAGTGTCGGACCGAGGGTCCCGCCGATCGGTGCGAGCCGGGCCCCCGGAGGCGAGGCGTGCTCGAGGCAGAAGGGCGTCGTCACCCAGTGGCCGTTCACCAGCACCGCGGCGCCCGACAGGGGCCCGCGGCGCGACGGAGCCTGTCCCGATGCGCGGCCTCCCCTCCCGCGCGGGTGAAACGAGCCGCGGTCGTCGGCTTCCTCCACGTCAGTGTTCCTCCGGAAGGCGTCCCTCGAGGTCGGCGGGGCGAAACGGCCCCGGCTCGGCGATCAGCCGGCGCGCCGCTTCGACCTGTCCCCATACGTTCCACAGGAGCACGCCTCGCACCCGCCCATTCTCCAGGTAGTACAGCACACCCTCGCGGTTCGGTTCCTTCCAGTCGGCCACGACCTCAAGACGCGCGTCCAGCTCACCGACCGCCTCGTAGCCCAGCTCGAAGAGGTCCGAGTAGAAGAACGGCTGGTGACGATAAGGCTCGCCCGCTCCGGCCATGGCGCGGCCCGCGGCGAGGCCCATGGTGTTGGCGTTGTCCTCGTGCTCCACCCGGATCCTCTTGCCGAGCGCCGGGTTGCGGAAGGCCGCTACGTCGCCCGCCGCGAAGATGTCCGGGTGGCTCGTCCGTAGCACCTCGTCCACGTGAATCCCGCCGTCCACCTCGAGCCCCGACGTCCGGGCCAGCTCCGAGTTCGGCTCGACGCCGATTCCGGCCACGACACCGTCTACGACCATCGTCTCGATGTTCGCGCTGCCGACAGCCTTGGCCTCGAGCCGCAGCCGCTCGCCCTGGGGTGCCGAACCGATGGCCGTGTGCCCGATCAGCACCCGGACCCCCTTCTGCGCGTAGAAGGCGTTGAGGAAGAGGCCCAGTTCGCGGGGGAACACGCGGCTGCCGATGGTCTCATGAGGGAGGAGAATCGTCACCTCCCTTCCGTTCATCGCCAGGGCCGCCGCGATTTCGGAGCCGATGAAACCTCCGCCGATCACCGCGAACCGACGACCCCCTTCGGACGAGGCGCGGAGGTTACGGTAGTCCGCCAGCGTGCGGAAGTAGTTGATCCGGCCGTCGCCGAACGGGAGGCGCCGGGGCGTGCCCCCCGTGGCCAGCAACAGCTTCTCGAAGGTGTGGACGGTCCCGCGATCGTCGGTCGCGCGTTTTCCCGCCGCGTCCAGGGCGACGATCTTCCGCCCGAGATGGAACTCGGCGCCGAGCCCCTCCGCGCTGCGCCAGACGCTGTCCAGAGGCTGCCCCTTCCACAGCGCCTTGGAGAGGGGCGGGCGGTCGTAGGGAGGATCCGCCTCGGCGCCGATCACCGCGATGGAACCCTCGAGGTCCACCTCGCGGATCCCGTGGAGGGCGGCGTCCCCTGTCATGCCGGCACCGATGATCAGGTACTTGTCGTGTGGCATCGGGCCTCCTCGTCGCGCGGCCGGCTCGATGGCGGGCGCCATCGCCTCGGCCGTGCGAGCGGGAGAATGACCTCTTTCATGGTATTCCTCATTCCACCGCATCTCACGCTTTCGCGCCGACGCCGTGAAGTGTGTCGGTCCGCGGCCGTAGCTCCTCCGACGCGACCGATCTCGCCTCCCGGACCTCGGTCAGGGAAGCCAACGTGAATGCGGCAAGCGCCCTCGTGGACGACGCTGACGAGGCCGAGGACGTGATGCAGGATGCGTACGTCCGGGCCTACGTCAACCTGCGGCAGTTCGCAGGACGGGCCAAGTTCTCCTCGTGGCTGACGCGGATCGCGGTTCACGAGGCGCTCGCCCGGGCGCGCCGTCGAGGCCGCATCGCGGATCTCGTGCACGGGGACGACGAGGAAGCGGAGACCGATTCCATGGACCGATTCCCTTCGAGTGGTCCGCGCCCGGCCGAGCAGGTGCTGGGCCGCGAAGTCCGAGACCTCCTGGAAAAGGCGGTCTCCGGACTCGCGCCGATCTACCGGTCGGTGTTCGTGCTGCGGGAGGTCGAGGGGCTGAGCGTCGCGGAAACGGCCGCGAGCCTCGGCATCCGCGAGGAGGCGGTGAAGGTCCGGCTCCACCGCGCGCGGGCCATGCTGCGGGACGACCTTCTCGAGCGGGCCGGCCGCCGGCCTCCACGAGGTCGCCCCGGCTCGCGACAGCCGTCGCCGGTCGGTGAAGCATGCAGAGGGGGCTCGTGCGCGTCACTCGGGGGTAAGATCGTGCCGGTCGAGCCGTGGGCCGGAGTGGACCGGTCCGCACGCGAAAGCAAAAGGAGGGGGCGATGAACGACTCACCGCGCAGCAGCGACGGCCTCTCTCCCTGGTGGAGACATGGGGCAATCGTCGTCATGGTCGTCGGATTCGCGGTCCTTTCCTACATGACGGTCCAGACGTACAGGAGCGCGCCGCCGATCGCGCGCCGCTTCGTGGACGAAGCCGGCAACTTGGTAATGACCGCCGAGGACGTCGAGAAAGGGCAAGAGGTCTTCTTCAAGTACGCTCTCATGGAGCACGGCACGATCTGGGGTCACGGGGCCTACCTCGGACCGGACTACACGGCGAAGTACCTGCACCGCCTAGCCGAGACGGTGCGGGGCACGATCGCACAATCGAGCCCCGGCGCCCCGTCGGCGCGGCTTCCCGCTGCGCTCCAGTCCGAGGTCGCCGCGGAGACGGCGCGCACGCTCAAGCAGAACCGCTACGACCCTGCAACGGGAACACTCGTCTTCTCGCCAGGGGAAGTCGCCACCTACAGGAGCCAGCTCGTCGAGTGGAGCAACTACTTCGGCGGCGAGAGAGCCGCTCCGGGGCTCCCGCCGCGCTACATCAAAAACGCGGACGAGCTCAACGCGCTCGGCGCCTACTTCGCGTGGGCGACCTGGGCCACGGTCGCGAACCGTCCCGGCAAGGACTATTCGTACACCAACAACTGGCCGTACGAGCCGCTCGCGGGCAACCGGCCGACGACTGCCGCCTACGTCTCGAGCGCTCTCAGCCTCGTGACGCTCCTGGGCGGGCTCGGTCTAGTTCTTCTCTTCTTCGGCAAGTTCGACTATCTCGGATGGAAAGGTGGACACGGAGAAGTCCACGCACAGGAGCCGCCGTCACGACCTCCCGGTCTCACTCCGAGTCAGGTGGCGGTCGCCAAGTTCTTAGCAGTCGTCGGCCTTCTCTTCCTGCTCCAGACGCTGGTGGGCGGCGCCATCGCGCATTACCGCGTCGAGTCGGGAGCGTTCTACGGAATCGACATCAGCCGCGCCGTCCCGTACAACCTGCTCCGCACGTGGCACCTGCAGCTCGCCGTCTTCTGGATCGCGACGGCCTGGGTCGCCGGTGGCCTCTTCCTGGCTCCGTGGATCGGCGGGGCGGAGCCGCGAGGACAAAAGCTCGGCGTCAACCTGCTCCTCGGCGCTCTCGTCGTCGTCGTTCTCGGAAGCCTCGGCGGTGAGTATCTGGGAATCAACAATCGGCTCGGCAATCTGTGGTTCTGGCTCGGCCATCAGGGTTCCGAGTACCTGGATCTGGGACGGCTCTGGCAGGTCCTTCTCGCGGCCGGTCTCGTCCTGTGGCTCTTCCTGATGTTCCGAGCCCTCAAGCCCGCTTTCAAGATCCCTGCCAAGTCGGAGCTGTCGTCGTTGTTCCTCTACGCGGCGGTGGCCATCCCCGTCTTCTACCTCCCCGCGCTTTTCTACGGTCCGCGCACGAACTTCGCGGTGATAGACAACTGGCGATTCTGGATCATCCACCTCTGGGTGGAAGGGTTCTTCGAGCTTTTCGCCACGGTTCTTGTCGCGGTCATGTTCACGCATCTGGGTCTGGTGAGCATCAAGACCGCCACGCGGGTCATCTACCTGGACGCCATCCTGTACTTGAGCGGTGGCATCGTCGGCACGGCTCATCACTGGTACTTCACGGGGCAGGGCGCCGCGACCATGGCGCTCGGTGCGCTCTTCTCGGCGTTGGAAGTCGTTCCCCTCACGCTCTTGACCCTGGATGCCTGGGACTTCATCCGGCTCAAGGACAAGCGCTGCGAGCATTGCGGAGAGGACCTCGCCGCCACCCAGAAGTGGGCCATTTACTTCCTCATGGCGGTGGGGGTCTGGAACTTCGTCGGCGCTGGCGTCTTCGGCTTCCTGATCAACCTGCCCATCGTCTCGTACTTCGAGGTCGGGACGACCCTGACCCCGAACCACGGACACGCCGCGATGTTCGGCGTGTTCGGCATGCTCGCGCTGGCCCTCGTGGTCTTCTGCGTTCGCGCGATCCAGACGGACGCCGCCTGGAGCCGATCGGAGAGATTCGTCAGGATCGGCTTCTGGGGCCTCAACGTCGGCCTCGGGCTGATGGTCGTGCTCGACCTCTTTCCCGCCGGTGTCCTTCAGCTCTGGGATTCCGTCGCCAATGGTTACTGGCACGCTCGGCGCCTCGAGTTCCTCATGGGAGGCACGTACCACAAGCTGGAATGGCTCCGTATCGTGGGCGACATGACCTTCCTGATCGTTGGAGTCCTGCCGATCGCGTGGGTGGCGGTCCGCTCCTACGTGGGAACCCTTCGAGCAGGCGCAAGTTCCGGACTCCATTGATCGATCGCCGGGGGCGGTATTCGCGTCGGGCTTCAGCACTGTTGCGCTTCGGAGAACTGGGCGATGGCCTTCGACCGCGGGCGGATGAGCGTCTGCGCGAGGCCCAGTCCATTGCCGCGTTCGGAATGAACCTGGTCCGGGCGATGTTGCGGCCGGGCATAATCGGGCACGAGATCGCAACGGAGGTGCTCTACACGATGACGAAGGCCGGCGCGGAAGGAGCGAGCGCGCCGGTTCACGTCAACAGCGACATGCGCAAGTTCTGCGATAATGTGAGCGGGTAGGAACGCTGATGAGACCGGGCACCCGGCCTTCCGATTGGAGATGGTGGGGGGCACCGCAGTGACGCCGACGAGGCAGAGTGCCGATCCATGGGTTCTTCGAAGAGACGATTTAGCTGCGCTGATGCGAGCGCTGCGAGACGAAGGCTATCGACTCGCCGGGCCAACGATCCGCGACGGCGCGGTCGTCTATGACGAGATCGGGGATCTCGAGGATCTGCCGTCGGGATGGAAGGACGCTCAAGCGCCTGGACGCTACCGGCTGGAACGAAGAAACGACGAGGCGTTGTTCGGCTACACGGTGGGACCGCATTCCCTGAAGAAGTGCTTCCTACCCCCGATGCTGCGACTGTTCAGCGCGAGGCGCGAGGGCGACGGGTTCGTCGTCATGACCCACGAGCCCGAGGAACCGGGCGGAAGAGCGCGCGAGATGCGGGACGACACGCCGCCGGGCGAGCTCGCGCTGGTCGGGGTTCGCGCTTGCGATCTAGCCGCTGTCGCTGTCCAGGACCGCGTGTTGAGGCAGGGTGAGCACGTCGATCCGCATTACGTCGCGAGACGCGAAGGGATCTTCATTGTCGCGGTGAACTGCACCGTTCCCGGCGGCACCTGCTTCTGCGCCTCCATGGACACGGGTCCCCGCGCGACGCAAGGGTTCGATCTCGCTCTCACCGAGTTGCTTACTGACGGAGAACACCGGTTCGTTGTCGAAGTCGGGAGCGAACTGGGGAGCGCCCTGCTTTCGCGGGTCGAGGCGAGGCGCGCGAGCCAGCAGGACCTCGCCGCCGCCGAGGCGGCCATGGTGGGCGCAGCCAGTCGGATGGGCCGGGCGCTGGACACGCGCGAGATCAAGAGGCTGCTCTACGAGAGCGCCGAGCACGCGCGCTGGGACGATGTCGCGAACCGATGCCTGAGCTGCGCGAACTGCACGATGGTTTGCCCGACGTGTTTCTGCACGACGGTCGAGGACGTGACCGATCTCGCCGGCAGCCGTGCGGAGCGCCTGCGGCGCTGGGAGTCCTGCTTCGCCACCGCGTTCACCTACATCCACGGCGGAAGCATCCGGCCTTCGGTCAGGGCTCGCTACCGTCAATGGATGACGCACAAACTCGCCTCGTGGATCGATCAGTTCGGCAC
It includes:
- a CDS encoding NAD(P)/FAD-dependent oxidoreductase, whose protein sequence is MRTSQVRSGGQGAVDRAPHVVILGGGFGGLYAARALRRAPVTVTVIDKRNHHLFQPLLYQVATAALNPSDIAVPIRRILRRQRNTSIVLAEAKALDAKRHRVILADGVVEYDFLIVATGVTHSYFGHDAWSRHAPGLKTIEDALEIRRRILLAFEAAEREDDLDKRRGWLTFVVIGGGPTGVELAGALGEIARHVLKRDFRRIDPTTARILLVEAGPRILPSFSHGLSSKAVETLGHLGVEVATRSPVTAVDERGILIGGARIEARTVVWAAGVAAPPLARSLGVPLDHIGRVLVGPDLTVSGQPDVFVIGDLAAIEQDGRPLPGVAPVAIQQGRHAAANIVRALHGLPHTAFRYRDRGNLATIGRAAAVAERRSVRVSGLPAWLLWLVVHIFWLIGFRNRFLVLAEWAWAYLRYERGARLITGDSRIP
- a CDS encoding nitric-oxide reductase large subunit, whose protein sequence is MNDSPRSSDGLSPWWRHGAIVVMVVGFAVLSYMTVQTYRSAPPIARRFVDEAGNLVMTAEDVEKGQEVFFKYALMEHGTIWGHGAYLGPDYTAKYLHRLAETVRGTIAQSSPGAPSARLPAALQSEVAAETARTLKQNRYDPATGTLVFSPGEVATYRSQLVEWSNYFGGERAAPGLPPRYIKNADELNALGAYFAWATWATVANRPGKDYSYTNNWPYEPLAGNRPTTAAYVSSALSLVTLLGGLGLVLLFFGKFDYLGWKGGHGEVHAQEPPSRPPGLTPSQVAVAKFLAVVGLLFLLQTLVGGAIAHYRVESGAFYGIDISRAVPYNLLRTWHLQLAVFWIATAWVAGGLFLAPWIGGAEPRGQKLGVNLLLGALVVVVLGSLGGEYLGINNRLGNLWFWLGHQGSEYLDLGRLWQVLLAAGLVLWLFLMFRALKPAFKIPAKSELSSLFLYAAVAIPVFYLPALFYGPRTNFAVIDNWRFWIIHLWVEGFFELFATVLVAVMFTHLGLVSIKTATRVIYLDAILYLSGGIVGTAHHWYFTGQGAATMALGALFSALEVVPLTLLTLDAWDFIRLKDKRCEHCGEDLAATQKWAIYFLMAVGVWNFVGAGVFGFLINLPIVSYFEVGTTLTPNHGHAAMFGVFGMLALALVVFCVRAIQTDAAWSRSERFVRIGFWGLNVGLGLMVVLDLFPAGVLQLWDSVANGYWHARRLEFLMGGTYHKLEWLRIVGDMTFLIVGVLPIAWVAVRSYVGTLRAGASSGLH
- a CDS encoding ADP-heptose--LPS heptosyltransferase, with the protein product MEEADDRGSFHPRGRGGRASGQAPSRRGPLSGAAVLVNGHWVTTPFCLEHASPPGARLAPIGGTLGPTLVRVEEVGRAGAPRDLHIINAMGVAVGDSIVGLQALHILKRRYPGLRLHVYRSPYTPELNGLYRRIPFLATVAELPVTLDAFSGGHVVDLADFMFRPAFARLPMIDYFLTALGLDPVSVDPSDKNPDWLSELRHPVLPPHPDYVLFCPNASTPLRSIPSRVRREIVEAVCRNWRGIVLGFGPVEHSSYRDVSPLSPNLETYLAWLCDARAVVSTDTSAVHIAAGFRRPTLAYFVSIRPSLRSAYYPTVSSVDLVHEALNGRHSSDDAGQLALLARCWDDYIGSGMAARDVDEWFGSGYGAYTASKATFGMMTQTLAQEAAPRVDRPGVCRRAEDTLRVSSRHGSGGRKPPGGEGPGSPA
- a CDS encoding FAD-dependent oxidoreductase, encoding MPHDKYLIIGAGMTGDAALHGIREVDLEGSIAVIGAEADPPYDRPPLSKALWKGQPLDSVWRSAEGLGAEFHLGRKIVALDAAGKRATDDRGTVHTFEKLLLATGGTPRRLPFGDGRINYFRTLADYRNLRASSEGGRRFAVIGGGFIGSEIAAALAMNGREVTILLPHETIGSRVFPRELGLFLNAFYAQKGVRVLIGHTAIGSAPQGERLRLEAKAVGSANIETMVVDGVVAGIGVEPNSELARTSGLEVDGGIHVDEVLRTSHPDIFAAGDVAAFRNPALGKRIRVEHEDNANTMGLAAGRAMAGAGEPYRHQPFFYSDLFELGYEAVGELDARLEVVADWKEPNREGVLYYLENGRVRGVLLWNVWGQVEAARRLIAEPGPFRPADLEGRLPEEH
- a CDS encoding 4Fe-4S dicluster domain-containing protein, whose amino-acid sequence is MVGGTAVTPTRQSADPWVLRRDDLAALMRALRDEGYRLAGPTIRDGAVVYDEIGDLEDLPSGWKDAQAPGRYRLERRNDEALFGYTVGPHSLKKCFLPPMLRLFSARREGDGFVVMTHEPEEPGGRAREMRDDTPPGELALVGVRACDLAAVAVQDRVLRQGEHVDPHYVARREGIFIVAVNCTVPGGTCFCASMDTGPRATQGFDLALTELLTDGEHRFVVEVGSELGSALLSRVEARRASQQDLAAAEAAMVGAASRMGRALDTREIKRLLYESAEHARWDDVANRCLSCANCTMVCPTCFCTTVEDVTDLAGSRAERLRRWESCFATAFTYIHGGSIRPSVRARYRQWMTHKLASWIDQFGTSGCVGCGRCITWCPVGIDITEEAAAMRATMRKTPHSEKQ
- a CDS encoding sigma-70 family RNA polymerase sigma factor — encoded protein: MNAASALVDDADEAEDVMQDAYVRAYVNLRQFAGRAKFSSWLTRIAVHEALARARRRGRIADLVHGDDEEAETDSMDRFPSSGPRPAEQVLGREVRDLLEKAVSGLAPIYRSVFVLREVEGLSVAETAASLGIREEAVKVRLHRARAMLRDDLLERAGRRPPRGRPGSRQPSPVGEACRGGSCASLGGKIVPVEPWAGVDRSARESKRRGR